A single region of the Parasphingorhabdus litoris DSM 22379 genome encodes:
- a CDS encoding saccharopine dehydrogenase family protein, translating into MADTREFDVIIYGSTGYTGRLVAEYMAQQYGVGGDAPKWAMAGRSMEKLEQVRDLINAPKDTPLVVADSDDAASIDMMASRATVILTTVGPYQLYGDGLVAACVKNGTHYVDLCGEPGWMREKIDEHQEAAEQSGAQICFSCGFDSIPFDLGVLALQKEMDNRYGKPATRIKGRVRAMEGTFSGGTAASLKETMKAIAKNPGLVKILASSFGLTPGFEGPDQPNMMIPKIDKTLDSWVAPFIMAPINTKNVHRTNFLLDFPYSQDFKYDEMVVTSPGEMGKQAAEMLAKANPLSGDDAPKPGEGPTKEERENGYYDVIFLGESADGETASLCVKGDKDPGYGSTSKMIAEAALCIAQDGNNHGGGIWTPGALMGKKLIKRLEANAGLSFTVES; encoded by the coding sequence ATGGCCGACACACGCGAATTTGATGTCATTATTTACGGATCCACCGGCTACACCGGACGTCTGGTCGCCGAATATATGGCGCAACAATATGGTGTCGGAGGCGATGCTCCCAAATGGGCCATGGCGGGGCGTTCGATGGAAAAATTGGAACAAGTACGCGACCTGATTAATGCCCCAAAAGACACGCCTTTGGTCGTCGCTGACTCTGATGATGCCGCCTCCATCGATATGATGGCCAGCCGTGCGACCGTTATTCTGACCACCGTCGGACCTTATCAGCTTTATGGTGATGGACTAGTGGCCGCTTGTGTCAAAAATGGCACCCATTATGTCGACCTTTGCGGTGAGCCCGGATGGATGCGAGAGAAGATTGACGAGCATCAGGAAGCCGCTGAGCAATCTGGAGCCCAGATTTGTTTTTCTTGTGGTTTTGATTCTATTCCTTTCGACTTGGGCGTCCTGGCTTTGCAAAAAGAGATGGACAATCGCTATGGCAAACCAGCCACACGCATCAAAGGCCGCGTTCGTGCTATGGAAGGTACGTTTTCCGGTGGAACCGCTGCGAGCCTGAAAGAAACCATGAAAGCCATTGCCAAAAACCCGGGCCTCGTCAAAATTCTGGCGAGTAGTTTTGGCCTCACACCAGGTTTTGAAGGCCCCGATCAGCCCAATATGATGATCCCAAAAATTGATAAAACACTGGATAGCTGGGTCGCACCATTCATCATGGCACCGATCAATACCAAGAACGTGCATCGGACCAACTTCCTGCTCGATTTCCCTTACAGCCAAGATTTCAAATATGATGAGATGGTTGTCACCAGCCCTGGTGAAATGGGCAAACAGGCCGCAGAAATGCTGGCCAAAGCAAATCCCTTAAGCGGTGATGATGCACCAAAACCTGGCGAAGGCCCCACGAAGGAAGAACGTGAAAATGGCTATTATGATGTCATCTTCCTCGGCGAATCTGCCGATGGCGAAACCGCCAGTCTCTGCGTCAAAGGTGATAAGGATCCTGGCTATGGCTCAACCTCGAAGATGATTGCAGAAGCGGCGCTTTGCATAGCGCAAGACGGCAACAACCATGGTGGCGGAATTTGGACACCCGGCGCATTGATGGGCAAGAAACTGATTAAGCGTCTTGAAGCCAATGCCGGCCTCAGCTTCACCGTGGAAAGCTGA
- the arfB gene encoding alternative ribosome rescue aminoacyl-tRNA hydrolase ArfB, whose translation MTFDIPASAISETFLAASGPGGQNVNKVETAVQMRVNIYALRLPPFAFRKLRELAGRRMTSGGELVITVREHRTREANRAEARRRIDEMLTAAHQRDARRIKTRPSRAAKARRVDSKKRKSNVKKMRGKPSLD comes from the coding sequence ATGACCTTTGATATTCCCGCAAGCGCCATAAGTGAAACCTTTCTCGCTGCATCGGGACCCGGCGGACAAAATGTTAACAAGGTCGAGACAGCAGTCCAGATGCGCGTGAATATATATGCACTACGCCTGCCCCCTTTTGCATTTCGGAAACTGCGCGAGCTTGCCGGACGACGAATGACCAGTGGCGGCGAGTTGGTTATTACCGTACGCGAACACCGAACGCGCGAAGCCAATCGTGCTGAGGCCCGCAGACGGATTGATGAAATGTTGACCGCTGCACATCAACGTGACGCTCGTCGTATAAAGACACGGCCAAGCCGCGCAGCCAAAGCGCGGAGAGTGGATTCCAAAAAGAGAAAATCGAACGTGAAGAAGATGCGCGGGAAACCAAGTTTAGACTGA
- a CDS encoding UPF0262 family protein, with amino-acid sequence MSDPRIINVELDEATILWRNADIEQERRIAIFDLIEENYFKPLREHDDGYDGPYKLHLSVQEGRLVFAIARESGEPLETLILALGRFRRPIRDYFAICDSYYQAIRKATAQEIETIDMARRGVHDHGAELLTERLDGKIEVDFKTARRLFTLICVLHIKN; translated from the coding sequence ATGTCCGATCCGCGCATCATCAATGTTGAACTCGACGAAGCGACCATCTTGTGGCGCAATGCCGATATTGAGCAAGAGCGGCGCATTGCAATCTTCGACCTGATCGAAGAAAATTATTTCAAGCCATTGCGTGAACATGATGATGGCTATGATGGTCCCTACAAGCTGCACCTCAGTGTCCAAGAGGGTCGACTGGTTTTCGCAATCGCTCGTGAAAGCGGCGAACCGCTTGAAACATTGATCCTCGCTCTAGGCCGATTTCGCCGACCCATCCGCGATTATTTCGCGATTTGCGACAGCTATTATCAAGCTATCCGCAAAGCCACCGCACAAGAGATCGAAACCATTGATATGGCCCGGCGCGGTGTACATGATCATGGCGCGGAGCTGCTCACGGAACGGCTCGATGGAAAAATTGAGGTAGACTTTAAAACCGCCCGTCGCCTCTTCACTTTGATTTGTGTATTGCATATCAAGAATTAG
- a CDS encoding glycoside hydrolase family 25 protein has translation MSTENRKNTLLRLGLIIIVLLVIAFVLRNIAVGWAPPRDQYPVQGISVDASHGPITWHVAGATGVDFAYIRATNGAEDRDSNFAQNIKGAREAGIRYGAVHEYSLCRLATDQATMFVTTVPRQPNILPPAVRLAYDDGCKDRPGRALVLSELNTFLNQIEGHSGKPAVIVVSREFEEEYSISSGINRTFWLEGNFFPPDYATKPWVMWRASDMRRVSGIDGPVNWNVVRP, from the coding sequence GTGTCCACAGAAAACAGGAAAAATACCCTGCTGCGGCTCGGTTTGATCATCATTGTCTTGCTGGTGATCGCGTTTGTACTGCGCAATATCGCGGTAGGGTGGGCGCCACCGCGCGATCAATATCCGGTTCAGGGTATCTCGGTGGATGCAAGCCATGGTCCAATAACCTGGCATGTCGCTGGTGCAACCGGCGTTGACTTTGCTTATATCCGCGCCACCAACGGCGCAGAGGATCGTGACTCAAACTTCGCGCAAAACATAAAGGGTGCTCGTGAGGCAGGCATTCGCTACGGAGCAGTTCATGAATATAGCTTATGCCGGTTGGCCACTGATCAAGCGACCATGTTTGTGACCACGGTGCCGCGACAACCAAACATTCTGCCACCAGCCGTGCGCCTTGCTTATGATGATGGGTGCAAGGATCGTCCGGGACGCGCTCTGGTGCTGAGCGAGCTCAACACGTTTCTCAACCAAATTGAGGGGCATAGTGGAAAGCCTGCTGTCATTGTTGTTTCGAGAGAATTCGAGGAAGAATATAGTATCAGCAGCGGCATCAACCGAACATTCTGGCTGGAAGGAAACTTCTTTCCCCCTGATTATGCAACCAAGCCATGGGTGATGTGGCGCGCATCCGATATGCGCCGGGTCAGCGGTATTGATGGCCCGGTTAATTGGAATGTTGTACGGCCCTAA
- the ctrA gene encoding response regulator transcription factor CtrA, with protein MRVLLIEDEPTTAKAIELMLTTEGFNVYTTDLGEEGLDLGKLYDYDIICLDLNLPDMHGYDVLKKLRVAKVQTPVLILSGISEMDSKVRSFGFGADDYVTKPFHREELVARIHAVVRRSKGHSQSVIRTGKLAVNLDAKTVEVDGNRVHLTGKEYAMLELLSLRKGTTLTKEMFLNHLYGGMDEPELKIIDVFICKLRKKLALACGGENYIETVWGRGYVLRDMEEEAGHEVQVA; from the coding sequence ATGCGTGTGCTGCTGATTGAAGATGAGCCAACAACTGCAAAGGCAATTGAGCTGATGCTGACGACCGAAGGCTTTAATGTATACACAACCGATCTGGGTGAAGAGGGCCTCGATCTGGGTAAGCTTTATGATTATGATATCATATGTCTCGACCTTAACCTGCCTGACATGCATGGTTATGATGTTCTGAAAAAGCTGCGTGTCGCCAAGGTGCAGACACCTGTTCTCATTCTTTCCGGTATCAGCGAGATGGACAGCAAAGTGCGTTCATTCGGTTTTGGTGCCGATGACTATGTAACCAAACCTTTCCATCGCGAAGAGCTGGTCGCCCGTATCCACGCTGTTGTGCGCCGTTCCAAAGGCCACTCACAATCTGTTATTCGTACCGGCAAGCTTGCCGTGAACCTTGATGCCAAGACAGTTGAAGTTGATGGCAATCGTGTTCACCTGACCGGTAAAGAATATGCGATGCTTGAGCTGCTCTCCCTGCGTAAGGGCACAACGCTCACCAAGGAAATGTTCCTCAACCATCTTTATGGCGGCATGGACGAGCCGGAACTTAAAATTATCGACGTGTTTATTTGTAAGTTGCGTAAAAAACTGGCTCTGGCCTGCGGTGGTGAAAACTATATCGAAACCGTATGGGGTCGCGGCTATGTTCTGCGTGATATGGAAGAAGAGGCCGGTCACGAAGTTCAGGTCGCTTAA
- a CDS encoding alpha/beta fold hydrolase produces MVTTGDDDCENQSTDAIIWLHGAGLSGRTWRSDVPGMKPDLPGHGQNPCIPEPSVERYADSIAPHLPHRFALVGHSLGGMVALELAARHPDKVRALVLAEAVPTVLQSSASTWIARIAKAVMSHISPKRLAWLSGLSEPAKVKNHLREQIGSMTVQGIQDGLTAAMRYDGRPHLAEIQCPTMVVIGERNKATHAGARLFHEGIASSQLMTLSGGHMIHVENAERFYTTVLGFLGDKK; encoded by the coding sequence ATGGTCACCACCGGTGATGACGATTGCGAAAATCAAAGCACTGACGCGATAATATGGCTTCATGGCGCCGGTTTATCTGGCCGCACATGGCGATCTGATGTCCCAGGAATGAAACCGGATCTTCCGGGACACGGCCAGAATCCATGTATTCCCGAGCCGTCGGTTGAACGTTATGCTGATAGCATCGCCCCCCATCTCCCTCATCGTTTTGCACTTGTCGGCCATTCGCTTGGTGGGATGGTTGCATTGGAACTGGCTGCCCGTCATCCTGACAAGGTCCGCGCATTGGTACTGGCTGAAGCTGTACCAACGGTTTTACAATCCTCGGCCAGCACCTGGATCGCTCGGATTGCCAAAGCGGTTATGAGCCATATCAGTCCGAAACGACTGGCTTGGCTTTCCGGCCTTTCAGAGCCAGCAAAAGTCAAAAACCATCTTCGCGAACAGATCGGGTCCATGACCGTACAAGGCATACAGGACGGGCTGACTGCCGCGATGCGATATGATGGCCGTCCTCATCTAGCAGAAATCCAGTGCCCAACTATGGTCGTCATCGGGGAGCGCAATAAAGCGACACATGCCGGAGCCCGGCTATTTCATGAGGGAATAGCCTCATCACAACTAATGACATTGTCAGGCGGCCATATGATCCATGTTGAAAATGCCGAACGATTTTACACCACAGTTCTCGGTTTTCTGGGTGACAAGAAATGA
- a CDS encoding alpha/beta fold hydrolase, whose amino-acid sequence MTLHYISRGNPEGLPVVFLHGGSFTGRMWLDIVDRMPEFYSIIPDLPGHGGSANRPLVSLEQAADDVADLITSLFNDRPIYLVGLSLGGYTSLQLLIRHPERIKRAVVSGVHAGGMPHARLMILATTLSSPLMRLRWFREKMVKMMGLDDYSLVSDKNGRPNANPKTMRAVGRLAAEYDVRERISAITTPTLLLAGAKEHPIILKDLALFQNDMQNCQAMQVPDMGHGWCGEDPELFANTVRAWLNEQVLPDPLESIGR is encoded by the coding sequence ATGACTCTGCACTACATATCGCGTGGAAATCCGGAAGGTCTGCCCGTCGTTTTCCTCCATGGCGGCAGCTTTACCGGACGGATGTGGCTCGACATTGTCGATAGGATGCCGGAGTTTTATTCTATCATTCCGGACCTCCCCGGCCACGGCGGAAGTGCCAACCGCCCTTTGGTTTCGCTGGAACAGGCGGCAGATGATGTTGCTGACCTGATAACCAGTTTATTTAATGACCGGCCTATATATTTGGTTGGCCTTTCGCTGGGCGGATATACAAGCTTACAACTGCTCATCCGGCATCCCGAACGCATCAAACGTGCTGTGGTTAGTGGTGTTCATGCCGGAGGAATGCCCCATGCACGTTTAATGATCCTGGCAACCACCCTATCTTCGCCGCTGATGCGACTACGCTGGTTTCGTGAAAAGATGGTCAAAATGATGGGGCTAGATGACTATAGTCTGGTATCCGACAAAAACGGTCGCCCCAATGCTAACCCCAAGACGATGCGCGCAGTCGGAAGGCTAGCTGCCGAGTACGATGTGAGAGAGCGAATCTCAGCCATTACAACACCAACACTACTTCTAGCCGGCGCAAAAGAACATCCGATAATTCTAAAGGATCTGGCTCTCTTTCAGAACGACATGCAAAATTGCCAGGCCATGCAGGTTCCGGATATGGGACATGGATGGTGCGGTGAAGATCCCGAGCTATTCGCTAATACGGTTCGCGCGTGGTTGAACGAACAGGTGCTCCCTGACCCATTGGAATCTATTGGAAGATAA
- a CDS encoding RcnB family protein, with translation MKTLLFAGLAGAMALMPATASAAIESAPESNTALDISFTKPMALVAGAQNSKLANRTSRDGARVRLGRLGYGRGYRRPFRGFLLPRTFIQPRFYIANYSNYGLRRPAYGYGWSRYYDDAVLTDRRGIVYDSVHNLDWDRYNQGYNDGYRAGQATYDTSVLIGDDQVVATPSGAHGGSSIYQGDWDGAYQEDGSYQGDWQGTYRDAEGKIYEGQYSGTFIGNGDAAQVGGSHAEGPHWSSEGPVRAGTDYEPPRYDAKRNNRREEELAYLERCKKSSGIGGAVVGGAIGALAGNRIAGRGNRLGGSLIGAGVGALAGAAIDQGTDRCRKLLKKYGERPQYSRTPQYQPQHRYPSGWHGGYYYPAYYQPTVTTIVIQSAPVTTTTTYIDEEVVYTKAKPAKKRWKSAPKRVWKAKPKRSAPVKGCQQECCLYCD, from the coding sequence ATGAAGACCCTTTTATTTGCTGGCTTGGCTGGCGCGATGGCCTTGATGCCAGCGACTGCCTCCGCAGCCATCGAATCGGCACCTGAGAGCAATACAGCGTTGGACATCTCGTTTACCAAACCGATGGCTTTGGTTGCTGGCGCGCAAAACTCAAAATTAGCCAACCGCACATCCCGGGACGGCGCCCGGGTTCGATTGGGTCGGCTTGGTTATGGCAGAGGCTACAGGCGCCCCTTTCGCGGATTTCTTCTGCCCCGCACCTTCATCCAGCCCAGATTCTACATTGCTAACTACAGCAACTATGGTTTGCGCCGTCCGGCTTATGGCTATGGATGGTCGCGCTATTATGATGATGCTGTACTGACCGATCGCCGCGGCATCGTTTATGACAGCGTCCATAATCTTGACTGGGATCGCTATAATCAAGGTTATAACGATGGATATCGCGCAGGTCAGGCAACCTATGACACCAGCGTCCTGATCGGCGATGACCAGGTCGTAGCAACCCCATCGGGCGCACATGGCGGATCTTCCATCTATCAGGGTGACTGGGACGGCGCTTATCAAGAAGATGGTAGCTATCAGGGAGACTGGCAGGGCACGTATCGCGATGCTGAGGGCAAGATTTATGAAGGCCAATATTCAGGTACCTTCATTGGCAATGGCGATGCAGCGCAAGTTGGTGGAAGCCATGCAGAGGGACCGCATTGGAGCAGCGAAGGACCGGTACGCGCTGGCACCGACTATGAACCACCTCGCTATGACGCAAAGCGTAATAATCGCAGGGAAGAGGAATTAGCCTATTTGGAGCGTTGCAAGAAAAGTAGCGGTATCGGCGGAGCTGTTGTCGGCGGTGCCATAGGCGCATTGGCCGGGAACCGGATTGCGGGACGCGGCAACCGGCTTGGTGGATCACTAATAGGTGCCGGCGTTGGCGCGCTGGCTGGCGCAGCCATTGATCAGGGTACAGATCGATGCCGGAAGCTATTGAAGAAATATGGCGAACGACCACAATATTCGCGGACGCCCCAATATCAGCCACAGCATCGCTATCCGAGCGGATGGCACGGCGGATATTATTATCCTGCTTATTACCAGCCAACCGTTACTACAATCGTCATTCAATCTGCTCCAGTGACGACAACAACGACCTACATCGACGAAGAAGTTGTCTACACCAAGGCCAAGCCAGCAAAGAAACGCTGGAAGTCTGCGCCGAAAAGAGTGTGGAAGGCCAAACCGAAACGGTCTGCGCCAGTAAAAGGCTGTCAGCAAGAATGTTGTCTTTATTGCGACTGA
- the dcd gene encoding dCTP deaminase, with product MSILSDRWIRQEAKHSGMIEPFVEGQKRDGCISYGLSSYGYDARVADEFKIFTNVNSAVVDPKQFDANSLVDRKTDCCIIPPNSFALARTVEYFRIPRDVLVICLGKSTYARCGIIVNVTPLEPGWEGHVTLEFSNTTPLPAKIYANEGACQFLFLKGNEPCETSYAERAGKYMGQRGVTLPKL from the coding sequence ATGAGCATTTTATCCGACAGATGGATCCGCCAGGAAGCCAAGCATAGCGGCATGATTGAGCCTTTTGTTGAGGGGCAAAAACGTGATGGCTGTATCAGCTATGGCTTGTCTTCCTATGGCTATGACGCACGAGTGGCCGACGAATTCAAAATATTCACCAATGTAAACAGTGCGGTAGTTGACCCCAAACAATTTGATGCCAACAGCCTTGTCGATCGTAAGACCGATTGCTGCATCATTCCGCCTAACAGCTTTGCGCTGGCCCGTACCGTGGAATATTTTCGCATACCGCGCGATGTGCTCGTTATCTGTCTTGGCAAATCGACCTATGCGCGCTGTGGTATAATTGTGAATGTAACACCGCTGGAACCAGGCTGGGAAGGTCATGTGACATTGGAATTTTCCAACACAACTCCCCTGCCCGCCAAAATCTATGCAAATGAAGGCGCTTGCCAATTCCTTTTCCTTAAAGGCAATGAGCCTTGCGAGACCAGCTACGCTGAACGCGCTGGCAAATATATGGGGCAAAGAGGCGTGACTCTGCCCAAGCTGTAG
- a CDS encoding GAF domain-containing protein, translating to MHEFSISQNESTDILYRDLVAAAEALTDNEPDAIANMANISALIWQYIPDLNWAGFYRVINDELVLGPFQGKTACIRIAMGKGVCGTAAATNSVQRIADVHSFPGHIACDADSRSELVVPVCQEGKVIAVMDLDSPLADRFSQEDEARMMSLIAAIANRLG from the coding sequence ATGCATGAATTTTCAATCTCCCAAAATGAGTCTACGGACATTTTATATCGCGATCTGGTGGCGGCCGCGGAGGCCCTGACTGACAATGAACCTGATGCTATCGCCAATATGGCGAATATCTCAGCGCTGATCTGGCAATATATTCCTGATCTGAATTGGGCGGGCTTTTACCGCGTGATCAATGATGAGCTCGTGCTTGGTCCGTTTCAGGGCAAAACCGCCTGTATTCGCATCGCGATGGGAAAAGGCGTTTGCGGAACGGCGGCTGCTACAAATAGCGTTCAACGCATAGCCGATGTGCACAGCTTCCCCGGTCACATCGCCTGCGATGCGGATAGCCGCAGCGAACTGGTAGTCCCTGTTTGCCAAGAGGGTAAGGTTATAGCGGTAATGGATCTGGACAGCCCATTGGCCGATAGATTTTCGCAGGAAGACGAAGCCCGCATGATGAGCTTAATTGCGGCAATCGCTAACAGGCTTGGTTAA
- a CDS encoding metallophosphoesterase family protein, with protein sequence MKFVGTMLKRLFSKKSEVRPLDTACIPEGRRIYAIGDVHGRNDLLQQLIEKIIDDDAKRGDISSEIIFLGDLVDRGPDSSGVIETAIQLKNELGDVRFLMGNHEEVYLKAATGDEKATRFFNRIGGKETILSYEISMRDYMDLDNAGLAERLPELIPTHHIDFVKDFENQIVVGDYAFVHAGIRPGVALDEQKPKDLRWIREEFLSAKEAHEKVIVYGHTINDDVVEKGNRIGIDTGAYYTEKLTALALEGDQRWYLDTALPQ encoded by the coding sequence ATGAAGTTCGTTGGCACGATGTTAAAGCGCCTATTTAGTAAGAAATCTGAAGTTCGCCCCCTGGACACAGCCTGTATCCCGGAAGGGCGACGTATCTACGCCATTGGCGATGTTCACGGCCGCAACGATTTGCTGCAACAGCTTATCGAGAAGATTATCGACGATGATGCCAAACGCGGTGATATCAGCAGCGAAATCATCTTTCTTGGTGACTTGGTTGATCGCGGTCCAGATAGTTCTGGTGTGATTGAAACAGCGATCCAGCTCAAAAACGAATTGGGCGATGTCCGGTTCCTGATGGGCAATCATGAGGAAGTTTATCTGAAAGCGGCGACAGGCGATGAAAAGGCAACTCGCTTTTTCAACCGGATTGGTGGCAAGGAAACGATCTTAAGCTATGAGATTAGCATGCGGGATTATATGGATCTCGACAATGCCGGTCTGGCTGAACGTTTGCCGGAGCTAATTCCAACGCATCACATTGACTTCGTAAAGGATTTTGAAAATCAGATCGTCGTCGGCGACTATGCCTTTGTCCATGCCGGCATTCGACCTGGCGTCGCACTTGATGAACAAAAACCGAAGGACTTGCGATGGATCAGGGAGGAATTTCTCTCAGCTAAGGAAGCTCATGAGAAAGTGATCGTATATGGCCATACGATCAACGATGATGTCGTTGAAAAGGGCAATCGCATTGGGATCGATACCGGCGCCTATTATACGGAAAAGTTAACGGCATTGGCGCTAGAAGGCGATCAGCGCTGGTACCTAGATACTGCACTACCACAATAA
- a CDS encoding DUF1996 domain-containing protein has product MKNIKSIFAERQSKPVFLALAIALAGLSGCKSGGAAESSDSSVTLPNTAAAAPAGPSVTPTDSPGPADSPTPDDNGAPDDTPPTADGPTPTPSPTPAPTPDPVLAGSLSGLPSIPSNFNVDDYLQPSWGHGDVPVSAAPDVVGAFRFLCMPSHNAYDDPIVYPGQPGKSHLHTFFGNTKADSNSTYESLRTTGESTCNNMLNRSAYWIPSMMNGKGQVVMPDYVSIYYKRRPDDDPECQRMGKACIALPRGLRYVFGYNMQDPANGSKFHLNCQGEGAKPGTYANIPEAAVNCPSGAQLGAILSAPPCWDGVNLDSPDHRSHMAQPSYGNWGYAKCPDTHPYVVPTFTLGAWYTTDDTLDRTGNLDPMAETWYFSSDRMAGMMPHIPGSTFHSDWFGAWDDTIMEKWTANCINKLLNCSGGDLGNGEQLKFFDGYTTKANPRLVAAPKRPST; this is encoded by the coding sequence ATGAAGAATATAAAAAGCATATTTGCCGAGCGGCAATCGAAACCCGTATTTTTAGCTTTGGCGATTGCTCTGGCAGGCCTGTCCGGTTGTAAATCGGGTGGAGCAGCTGAAAGCAGTGACAGCAGCGTAACGCTGCCCAATACGGCAGCAGCCGCTCCGGCTGGACCTTCCGTTACGCCCACCGATAGTCCGGGCCCGGCTGACAGTCCAACCCCAGACGATAATGGTGCGCCAGACGATACGCCCCCAACAGCCGATGGTCCGACGCCAACACCAAGCCCGACACCGGCTCCTACACCAGACCCCGTTCTCGCTGGCTCGTTATCCGGCCTGCCATCTATTCCAAGCAACTTCAACGTTGACGACTATCTTCAGCCCTCTTGGGGTCACGGTGATGTGCCAGTAAGCGCTGCCCCTGATGTTGTTGGCGCTTTCCGCTTTCTTTGTATGCCAAGCCACAATGCTTATGACGATCCTATCGTCTATCCAGGACAGCCCGGAAAATCGCATTTGCACACGTTTTTCGGCAACACCAAGGCAGATTCGAACTCGACATATGAATCGCTGCGCACAACCGGCGAAAGCACCTGTAACAATATGTTGAACCGTTCGGCATATTGGATACCGTCAATGATGAACGGCAAAGGCCAGGTCGTCATGCCTGACTATGTTTCCATCTATTACAAGCGCCGCCCCGATGATGATCCGGAATGCCAACGCATGGGTAAAGCGTGTATAGCCCTGCCCCGCGGCCTGCGTTACGTCTTTGGCTACAATATGCAGGATCCTGCAAATGGGTCGAAATTTCATTTGAATTGCCAAGGCGAAGGCGCAAAACCTGGCACATATGCCAATATTCCCGAGGCAGCAGTAAACTGCCCTTCGGGTGCGCAATTGGGTGCTATATTGTCCGCACCGCCATGTTGGGACGGCGTCAATCTGGATAGCCCAGACCACCGCTCTCATATGGCCCAGCCTTCCTACGGAAACTGGGGCTATGCAAAATGTCCCGACACACATCCTTATGTTGTGCCTACATTTACATTGGGAGCCTGGTACACGACCGATGATACATTGGATCGTACCGGCAATCTCGATCCTATGGCTGAAACATGGTATTTTTCGTCAGACCGCATGGCCGGCATGATGCCCCATATTCCAGGATCAACCTTCCATTCCGATTGGTTTGGCGCTTGGGACGATACGATCATGGAAAAATGGACAGCAAATTGTATTAACAAGTTGCTGAATTGCTCCGGGGGAGATCTTGGCAATGGTGAACAATTGAAGTTTTTCGATGGCTATACAACCAAAGCCAATCCGCGTCTGGTAGCTGCGCCGAAACGTCCTTCAACCTGA